Proteins encoded in a region of the Neodiprion lecontei isolate iyNeoLeco1 chromosome 5, iyNeoLeco1.1, whole genome shotgun sequence genome:
- the LOC107228034 gene encoding tyrosine-protein phosphatase non-receptor type 4 isoform X3 — protein MTSEECRWSGREVVPRRWLTRFRFSEMIESVSRRALSGSSGSYHVRGAELARDRRLKSLSATVVFLDDTQHTFQLDKRAKGQVLLDMVYQHLELIEKDYFGLQYTDNGATPSACPNPDIMRWLDPAKPVKKQIRSGQFFFRVKFYVSDPSKLQEEYTRYQFYLQIRRDILQGRLQLPPSTACLIASYTVQSELGDYHPEEHGPGYLSRLQLIPGQTEDMEKKIAELHKLHKGQLPADAEYNFLDHAKRLDMYGVELHKARDSTNKEIQLGVTSIGLVVFQNNIRINVFSWSKIVKISFKRKQFFIQLRREQSENYDTLLGFNMQTYRSSKNLWKACVEHHTFFRLHSPKMRSRRFPLTLSSRFTYSGRTEFQTVEDGKHRARVERTFIRSPSKRLVHGVTSVPIVEDKGKLSLQPGRPVRPYDNKVQSLGSREPRQAWGEGNPSDDEGGFLSLREEITGTHMQSGAFSPLLGSRVLSYADDDTAIERNIYDLPDYSEPTSSPAPQILEDGLVNIRLTPDEQGRFGFNVKGGLDLEMPILVSRVAPNTPADRCYPKLNEGDQVVCINGIDVNGMLHEHVVNLIRQSRDSGTGELTLTVRPNALYNALAGNDEASEEEPPYRYVPDVPHATVGLDALAQSMLLLADGLASGALIAQYEQLYRKNPELVALESKKPENQNKNRYRDISPYDVTRVILMGSINGDYINANYVNMEIPGSGIINRYIATQGPLSSTVADFWQMVLEAGSTLVVMLTTLVERGRAKCHQYWPAFNETLTLRNLTLTSTAENIEDTFVFREFILRDINTGEERDITHMQYCAWPDHGVPSDWRQFTTFTERVRAARTGMVEPAVVHCSAGIGRTGVLVLMETALCLMEANQPVYPLDIVRSMRDQRAMMIQNASQYRFVCEAVHKAYTEGIAKPLPEFSR, from the exons ATGACATCCGAAGAAT GTCGCTGGAGCGGCAGAGAGGTGGTACCGCGACGGTGGTTGACTCGTTTTCGCTTTAGCGAAATGATTGAGAGTGTGTCTCGGAGAGCGTTGAGTGGCTCCAGTGGGAGCTACCACGTTCGCGGTGCAGAACTGGCGCGCGATCGAAGACTAAAATCCCTCTCGGCAACTGTAGTATTCCTCGACGATACTCAACACACCTTTCAGTTAGAC aAAAGAGCCAAGGGACAGGTGCTTTTGGATATGGTCTATCAACATTTAGAGTTGATTGAAAAGGATTATTTCGGTCTACAGTATACAGACAACGGTGCCACACCTTCAGCTTGTCCCAATCCAGATATAATG CGATGGCTAGATCCCGCGAAACCAGTGAAGAAACAGATCAGAA gTGGACAATTCTTTTTTCGAGTTAAATTTTATGTCTCTGATCCGAGCAAGCTGCAGGAAGAGTATACGAGATATCAGTTCTACCTACAAATTCGAAGGGATATTTTACAGGGAAGACTTCAACTACCTCCAAGTACAGCTTGTCTTATCGCAAGCTATACCGTTCAAT CTGAGCTGGGAGACTATCATCCGGAGGAACATGGCCCTGGATATTTATCTCGACTTCAATTAATTCCAGGGCAAACAGAAGACATGGAGAAAAAGATTGCTGAACTGCACAAACTTCACAA AGGACAGCTACCCGCCGATGCAGAGTACAATTTCCTGGATCATGCTAAGCGACTGGATATGTATGGAGTCGAGTTACATAAGGCAAGG GATTCAACGAATAAAGAAATTCAGTTGGGAGTTACTTCCATAGGCTTAGTAGtctttcaaaataatataagaataaatgtattttcatGGTCGAAGATTGTTAAGATTTCATTTaaacgaaaacaatttttcatccagcTCAGAAGAGAACAG TCTGAAAACTACGATACTCTGCTTGGATTCAATATGCAAACATATCGCAGTTCAAAAAACCTATGGAAAGCGTGCGTTGAACATCACACCTTCTTCAGGCTTCACAGTCCGAAAATGCGTTCCAGACGTTTCCCTCTCACGTTGAGTAGTCGGTTCACATATTCCGGCCGAACTGAATTCCAAACTGTAGAAGATGGGAAACATCGTGCACGAGTAGAAAGAACCTTCATTAG GTCACCTAGCAAACGATTAGTGCATGGTGTCACGTCGGTACCAATTGTTGAAGATAAAGGGAAATTATCACTACAACCTGGCAGACCTGTGCGACCGTACGACAACAAAGTTCAATCTCTGGGTTCCAGAGAACCGCGGCAAGCATGGGGTGAAGGAAATCCTAGCGATGA TGAGGGTGGTTTTTTGTCCCTCAGAGAGGAAATAACTGGAACTCATATGCAAAGCGGAGCATTTTCCCCCCTACTTGGCTCAAGAGTTTTGAGTTATGCGGACGACGATACAGCTATTGAAAGAAATATCTACGATCTTCCAGACTACAGTGAACCCACTAGTTCTCCTGCACCCCAG ATACTAGAAGATGGCTTAGTCAATATAAGACTTACACCGGATGAACAAGGACGCTTTGGTTTTAATGTAAAAGGGGGACTCGATCTTGAGATGCCAATATTGGTATCACGTGTAGCACCTAATACACCAGCTGACCGCTGCTATCCCAAGTTGAATGAAGGAGACCAG GTAGTTTGCATCAACGGAATTGACGTAAATGGCATGCTGCATGAACACGTCGTTAATTTAATACGACAATCTCGTGACTCGGGAACCGGTGAGCTCACACTGACAGTGAGGCCCAATGCTTTGTATAACGCACTTGCTGGAAATGATGAAGCTTCAGAAGAGGAACCGCCATACAG GTACGTCCCAGATGTCCCGCATGCCACTGTTGGCTTGGATGCTCTTGCTCAATCAATGCTGTTGCTTGCCGATGGGCTAGCAAGTGGAGCTCTAATTGCGCAATACGAACAGttatacagaaaaaatccTGAGCTTGTAGCGCTTGAGTCGAAAAAGcccgaaaatcaaaataaaaatcgatatcGGGATATCTCTCCAT ATGACGTTACAAGAGTTATATTAATGGGGAGTATTAACGGCGACTACATAAATGCAAATTATGTAAATATGGAGATTCCTGGGTCAGGAATTATCAATCGATATATTGCAACTCAGGGACCTTTATCCTCGACGGTCGCTGATTTTTGGCAAATGGTCTTGGAAGCAGGTAGTACGCTAGTAGTAATGCTCACAACATTGGTGGAACGTGGGCGAGCAAAATGTCACCAGTATTGGCCTGCGTTCAACGAGACGCTTACTTTGAGAAACTTGACGTTAACTTCGACTGCCGAAAACATCGAAGATACATTTGTCTTCCGAGAATTTATTCTCCGTGATATTAAt acTGGCGAGGAGCGAGATATAACACATATGCAATATTGTGCTTGGCCGGATCACGGGGTACCCAGTGACTGGAGACAGTTTACAACTTTTACGGAACGTGTAAGGGCTGCACGTACAGGAATGGTAGAGCCCGCTGTTGTTCACTGTTCGGCAGGAATCGGTCGAACAGGTGTTTTGGTTTTGATGGAAACTGCTCTCTGCTTAATGGAAGCTAATCAGCCTGTTTATCCTCTTGACATTGTTCGCTCTATGAGGGACCAAAGAGCCATGATGATACAGAATGCT aGTCAATACAGGTTCGTTTGCGAAGCTGTTCATAAGGCATACACGGAAGGAATTGCCAAACCACTACCAGAATTCAGCAGATGA
- the LOC107228034 gene encoding tyrosine-protein phosphatase non-receptor type 4 isoform X2 yields the protein MSQRISIRRGRWSGREVVPRRWLTRFRFSEMIESVSRRALSGSSGSYHVRGAELARDRRLKSLSATVVFLDDTQHTFQLDKRAKGQVLLDMVYQHLELIEKDYFGLQYTDNGATPSACPNPDIMRWLDPAKPVKKQIRSGQFFFRVKFYVSDPSKLQEEYTRYQFYLQIRRDILQGRLQLPPSTACLIASYTVQSELGDYHPEEHGPGYLSRLQLIPGQTEDMEKKIAELHKLHKGQLPADAEYNFLDHAKRLDMYGVELHKDSTNKEIQLGVTSIGLVVFQNNIRINVFSWSKIVKISFKRKQFFIQLRREQSENYDTLLGFNMQTYRSSKNLWKACVEHHTFFRLHSPKMRSRRFPLTLSSRFTYSGRTEFQTVEDGKHRARVERTFIRSPSKRLVHGVTSVPIVEDKGKLSLQPGRPVRPYDNKVQSLGSREPRQAWGEGNPSDDEGGFLSLREEITGTHMQSGAFSPLLGSRVLSYADDDTAIERNIYDLPDYSEPTSSPAPQILEDGLVNIRLTPDEQGRFGFNVKGGLDLEMPILVSRVAPNTPADRCYPKLNEGDQVVCINGIDVNGMLHEHVVNLIRQSRDSGTGELTLTVRPNALYNALAGNDEASEEEPPYRYVPDVPHATVGLDALAQSMLLLADGLASGALIAQYEQLYRKNPELVALESKKPENQNKNRYRDISPYDVTRVILMGSINGDYINANYVNMEIPGSGIINRYIATQGPLSSTVADFWQMVLEAGSTLVVMLTTLVERGRAKCHQYWPAFNETLTLRNLTLTSTAENIEDTFVFREFILRDINTGEERDITHMQYCAWPDHGVPSDWRQFTTFTERVRAARTGMVEPAVVHCSAGIGRTGVLVLMETALCLMEANQPVYPLDIVRSMRDQRAMMIQNASQYRFVCEAVHKAYTEGIAKPLPEFSR from the exons ATGTCGCAGAGAATTAGTATACGTCGAG GTCGCTGGAGCGGCAGAGAGGTGGTACCGCGACGGTGGTTGACTCGTTTTCGCTTTAGCGAAATGATTGAGAGTGTGTCTCGGAGAGCGTTGAGTGGCTCCAGTGGGAGCTACCACGTTCGCGGTGCAGAACTGGCGCGCGATCGAAGACTAAAATCCCTCTCGGCAACTGTAGTATTCCTCGACGATACTCAACACACCTTTCAGTTAGAC aAAAGAGCCAAGGGACAGGTGCTTTTGGATATGGTCTATCAACATTTAGAGTTGATTGAAAAGGATTATTTCGGTCTACAGTATACAGACAACGGTGCCACACCTTCAGCTTGTCCCAATCCAGATATAATG CGATGGCTAGATCCCGCGAAACCAGTGAAGAAACAGATCAGAA gTGGACAATTCTTTTTTCGAGTTAAATTTTATGTCTCTGATCCGAGCAAGCTGCAGGAAGAGTATACGAGATATCAGTTCTACCTACAAATTCGAAGGGATATTTTACAGGGAAGACTTCAACTACCTCCAAGTACAGCTTGTCTTATCGCAAGCTATACCGTTCAAT CTGAGCTGGGAGACTATCATCCGGAGGAACATGGCCCTGGATATTTATCTCGACTTCAATTAATTCCAGGGCAAACAGAAGACATGGAGAAAAAGATTGCTGAACTGCACAAACTTCACAA AGGACAGCTACCCGCCGATGCAGAGTACAATTTCCTGGATCATGCTAAGCGACTGGATATGTATGGAGTCGAGTTACATAAG GATTCAACGAATAAAGAAATTCAGTTGGGAGTTACTTCCATAGGCTTAGTAGtctttcaaaataatataagaataaatgtattttcatGGTCGAAGATTGTTAAGATTTCATTTaaacgaaaacaatttttcatccagcTCAGAAGAGAACAG TCTGAAAACTACGATACTCTGCTTGGATTCAATATGCAAACATATCGCAGTTCAAAAAACCTATGGAAAGCGTGCGTTGAACATCACACCTTCTTCAGGCTTCACAGTCCGAAAATGCGTTCCAGACGTTTCCCTCTCACGTTGAGTAGTCGGTTCACATATTCCGGCCGAACTGAATTCCAAACTGTAGAAGATGGGAAACATCGTGCACGAGTAGAAAGAACCTTCATTAG GTCACCTAGCAAACGATTAGTGCATGGTGTCACGTCGGTACCAATTGTTGAAGATAAAGGGAAATTATCACTACAACCTGGCAGACCTGTGCGACCGTACGACAACAAAGTTCAATCTCTGGGTTCCAGAGAACCGCGGCAAGCATGGGGTGAAGGAAATCCTAGCGATGA TGAGGGTGGTTTTTTGTCCCTCAGAGAGGAAATAACTGGAACTCATATGCAAAGCGGAGCATTTTCCCCCCTACTTGGCTCAAGAGTTTTGAGTTATGCGGACGACGATACAGCTATTGAAAGAAATATCTACGATCTTCCAGACTACAGTGAACCCACTAGTTCTCCTGCACCCCAG ATACTAGAAGATGGCTTAGTCAATATAAGACTTACACCGGATGAACAAGGACGCTTTGGTTTTAATGTAAAAGGGGGACTCGATCTTGAGATGCCAATATTGGTATCACGTGTAGCACCTAATACACCAGCTGACCGCTGCTATCCCAAGTTGAATGAAGGAGACCAG GTAGTTTGCATCAACGGAATTGACGTAAATGGCATGCTGCATGAACACGTCGTTAATTTAATACGACAATCTCGTGACTCGGGAACCGGTGAGCTCACACTGACAGTGAGGCCCAATGCTTTGTATAACGCACTTGCTGGAAATGATGAAGCTTCAGAAGAGGAACCGCCATACAG GTACGTCCCAGATGTCCCGCATGCCACTGTTGGCTTGGATGCTCTTGCTCAATCAATGCTGTTGCTTGCCGATGGGCTAGCAAGTGGAGCTCTAATTGCGCAATACGAACAGttatacagaaaaaatccTGAGCTTGTAGCGCTTGAGTCGAAAAAGcccgaaaatcaaaataaaaatcgatatcGGGATATCTCTCCAT ATGACGTTACAAGAGTTATATTAATGGGGAGTATTAACGGCGACTACATAAATGCAAATTATGTAAATATGGAGATTCCTGGGTCAGGAATTATCAATCGATATATTGCAACTCAGGGACCTTTATCCTCGACGGTCGCTGATTTTTGGCAAATGGTCTTGGAAGCAGGTAGTACGCTAGTAGTAATGCTCACAACATTGGTGGAACGTGGGCGAGCAAAATGTCACCAGTATTGGCCTGCGTTCAACGAGACGCTTACTTTGAGAAACTTGACGTTAACTTCGACTGCCGAAAACATCGAAGATACATTTGTCTTCCGAGAATTTATTCTCCGTGATATTAAt acTGGCGAGGAGCGAGATATAACACATATGCAATATTGTGCTTGGCCGGATCACGGGGTACCCAGTGACTGGAGACAGTTTACAACTTTTACGGAACGTGTAAGGGCTGCACGTACAGGAATGGTAGAGCCCGCTGTTGTTCACTGTTCGGCAGGAATCGGTCGAACAGGTGTTTTGGTTTTGATGGAAACTGCTCTCTGCTTAATGGAAGCTAATCAGCCTGTTTATCCTCTTGACATTGTTCGCTCTATGAGGGACCAAAGAGCCATGATGATACAGAATGCT aGTCAATACAGGTTCGTTTGCGAAGCTGTTCATAAGGCATACACGGAAGGAATTGCCAAACCACTACCAGAATTCAGCAGATGA
- the LOC107228034 gene encoding tyrosine-protein phosphatase non-receptor type 4 isoform X5: protein MSQRISIRRGRWSGREVVPRRWLTRFRFSEMIESVSRRALSGSSGSYHVRGAELARDRRLKSLSATVVFLDDTQHTFQLDKRAKGQVLLDMVYQHLELIEKDYFGLQYTDNGATPSACPNPDIMRWLDPAKPVKKQIRSGQFFFRVKFYVSDPSKLQEEYTRYQFYLQIRRDILQGRLQLPPSTACLIASYTVQSELGDYHPEEHGPGYLSRLQLIPGQTEDMEKKIAELHKLHKGQLPADAEYNFLDHAKRLDMYGVELHKARDSTNKEIQLGVTSIGLVVFQNNIRINVFSWSKIVKISFKRKQFFIQLRREQSENYDTLLGFNMQTYRSSKNLWKACVEHHTFFRLHSPKMRSRRFPLTLSSRFTYSGRTEFQTVEDGKHRARVERTFIRSPSKRLVHGVTSVPIVEDKGKLSLQPGRPVRPYDNKVQSLGSREPRQAWGEGNPSDEEEITGTHMQSGAFSPLLGSRVLSYADDDTAIERNIYDLPDYSEPTSSPAPQILEDGLVNIRLTPDEQGRFGFNVKGGLDLEMPILVSRVAPNTPADRCYPKLNEGDQVVCINGIDVNGMLHEHVVNLIRQSRDSGTGELTLTVRPNALYNALAGNDEASEEEPPYRYVPDVPHATVGLDALAQSMLLLADGLASGALIAQYEQLYRKNPELVALESKKPENQNKNRYRDISPYDVTRVILMGSINGDYINANYVNMEIPGSGIINRYIATQGPLSSTVADFWQMVLEAGSTLVVMLTTLVERGRAKCHQYWPAFNETLTLRNLTLTSTAENIEDTFVFREFILRDINTGEERDITHMQYCAWPDHGVPSDWRQFTTFTERVRAARTGMVEPAVVHCSAGIGRTGVLVLMETALCLMEANQPVYPLDIVRSMRDQRAMMIQNASQYRFVCEAVHKAYTEGIAKPLPEFSR from the exons ATGTCGCAGAGAATTAGTATACGTCGAG GTCGCTGGAGCGGCAGAGAGGTGGTACCGCGACGGTGGTTGACTCGTTTTCGCTTTAGCGAAATGATTGAGAGTGTGTCTCGGAGAGCGTTGAGTGGCTCCAGTGGGAGCTACCACGTTCGCGGTGCAGAACTGGCGCGCGATCGAAGACTAAAATCCCTCTCGGCAACTGTAGTATTCCTCGACGATACTCAACACACCTTTCAGTTAGAC aAAAGAGCCAAGGGACAGGTGCTTTTGGATATGGTCTATCAACATTTAGAGTTGATTGAAAAGGATTATTTCGGTCTACAGTATACAGACAACGGTGCCACACCTTCAGCTTGTCCCAATCCAGATATAATG CGATGGCTAGATCCCGCGAAACCAGTGAAGAAACAGATCAGAA gTGGACAATTCTTTTTTCGAGTTAAATTTTATGTCTCTGATCCGAGCAAGCTGCAGGAAGAGTATACGAGATATCAGTTCTACCTACAAATTCGAAGGGATATTTTACAGGGAAGACTTCAACTACCTCCAAGTACAGCTTGTCTTATCGCAAGCTATACCGTTCAAT CTGAGCTGGGAGACTATCATCCGGAGGAACATGGCCCTGGATATTTATCTCGACTTCAATTAATTCCAGGGCAAACAGAAGACATGGAGAAAAAGATTGCTGAACTGCACAAACTTCACAA AGGACAGCTACCCGCCGATGCAGAGTACAATTTCCTGGATCATGCTAAGCGACTGGATATGTATGGAGTCGAGTTACATAAGGCAAGG GATTCAACGAATAAAGAAATTCAGTTGGGAGTTACTTCCATAGGCTTAGTAGtctttcaaaataatataagaataaatgtattttcatGGTCGAAGATTGTTAAGATTTCATTTaaacgaaaacaatttttcatccagcTCAGAAGAGAACAG TCTGAAAACTACGATACTCTGCTTGGATTCAATATGCAAACATATCGCAGTTCAAAAAACCTATGGAAAGCGTGCGTTGAACATCACACCTTCTTCAGGCTTCACAGTCCGAAAATGCGTTCCAGACGTTTCCCTCTCACGTTGAGTAGTCGGTTCACATATTCCGGCCGAACTGAATTCCAAACTGTAGAAGATGGGAAACATCGTGCACGAGTAGAAAGAACCTTCATTAG GTCACCTAGCAAACGATTAGTGCATGGTGTCACGTCGGTACCAATTGTTGAAGATAAAGGGAAATTATCACTACAACCTGGCAGACCTGTGCGACCGTACGACAACAAAGTTCAATCTCTGGGTTCCAGAGAACCGCGGCAAGCATGGGGTGAAGGAAATCCTAGCGATGA AGAGGAAATAACTGGAACTCATATGCAAAGCGGAGCATTTTCCCCCCTACTTGGCTCAAGAGTTTTGAGTTATGCGGACGACGATACAGCTATTGAAAGAAATATCTACGATCTTCCAGACTACAGTGAACCCACTAGTTCTCCTGCACCCCAG ATACTAGAAGATGGCTTAGTCAATATAAGACTTACACCGGATGAACAAGGACGCTTTGGTTTTAATGTAAAAGGGGGACTCGATCTTGAGATGCCAATATTGGTATCACGTGTAGCACCTAATACACCAGCTGACCGCTGCTATCCCAAGTTGAATGAAGGAGACCAG GTAGTTTGCATCAACGGAATTGACGTAAATGGCATGCTGCATGAACACGTCGTTAATTTAATACGACAATCTCGTGACTCGGGAACCGGTGAGCTCACACTGACAGTGAGGCCCAATGCTTTGTATAACGCACTTGCTGGAAATGATGAAGCTTCAGAAGAGGAACCGCCATACAG GTACGTCCCAGATGTCCCGCATGCCACTGTTGGCTTGGATGCTCTTGCTCAATCAATGCTGTTGCTTGCCGATGGGCTAGCAAGTGGAGCTCTAATTGCGCAATACGAACAGttatacagaaaaaatccTGAGCTTGTAGCGCTTGAGTCGAAAAAGcccgaaaatcaaaataaaaatcgatatcGGGATATCTCTCCAT ATGACGTTACAAGAGTTATATTAATGGGGAGTATTAACGGCGACTACATAAATGCAAATTATGTAAATATGGAGATTCCTGGGTCAGGAATTATCAATCGATATATTGCAACTCAGGGACCTTTATCCTCGACGGTCGCTGATTTTTGGCAAATGGTCTTGGAAGCAGGTAGTACGCTAGTAGTAATGCTCACAACATTGGTGGAACGTGGGCGAGCAAAATGTCACCAGTATTGGCCTGCGTTCAACGAGACGCTTACTTTGAGAAACTTGACGTTAACTTCGACTGCCGAAAACATCGAAGATACATTTGTCTTCCGAGAATTTATTCTCCGTGATATTAAt acTGGCGAGGAGCGAGATATAACACATATGCAATATTGTGCTTGGCCGGATCACGGGGTACCCAGTGACTGGAGACAGTTTACAACTTTTACGGAACGTGTAAGGGCTGCACGTACAGGAATGGTAGAGCCCGCTGTTGTTCACTGTTCGGCAGGAATCGGTCGAACAGGTGTTTTGGTTTTGATGGAAACTGCTCTCTGCTTAATGGAAGCTAATCAGCCTGTTTATCCTCTTGACATTGTTCGCTCTATGAGGGACCAAAGAGCCATGATGATACAGAATGCT aGTCAATACAGGTTCGTTTGCGAAGCTGTTCATAAGGCATACACGGAAGGAATTGCCAAACCACTACCAGAATTCAGCAGATGA